The region TGGTTGAGCGTGTTCTGCAGCATCGGGTATCAGCCGCCCAGCCTGCGCAGCGCGTCCAGCACCGCTTCCGGGGTGGGCCGCTCGATCCGGCCCGCGATGTGGCCGTCGGCGAGCAGGGTGACGCTGTCGGCGTAGGAGGCCGCCACCGGGTCGTGGGTCACCATCACCACGGTCTGGCCGAACTGGTTGACCGACGTGCGCAGGAAGTTGAGCAGGTTCGTGCCGGACTTGGAGTCCAGCGCACCGGTCGGCTCGTCGGCGAAGACCACCTCGGGCCGGGTGACCAGCGCGCGGGCCACGGCTACGCGCTGCTGCTGACCGCCGGAGAGCTCGCTGGGCCGGTGCCGCAGCCGTTCGGCGATCCCGAGCGCCTGGGTGATGGTCTGGAACCACTGCGGGTCGGCCTTGCGGCCCGCCAGTTCCAGCGGAAGCAGGATGTTCTTCTCCGCGGTGAGCGTGGGCAGCAGGTTGAACGACTGGAAGATGAACCCGACGCGGTCGCGGCGCACCTGGGTGAGCTGCTTGTCCGGCATCCCGGTCAGTGCGATCCCGCCCAGCGTCACCTGCCCCTGGGTGGCCACGTCCAGCCCGGCCAGGCAGTGCATCAGGGTCGACTTGCCGGATCCCGACGGGCCCATGATCGCGCTGAACTGCCCGCGCGGGAAACCGACGTTGACACCGCCCAGCGCGTGGACCGCCGCCGGGCCGGACCCGTACACCTTGACCAGACCGGTGGCAGCCGTCGCGTACTGCGGCGGGCCCGGCACGGGCCGTCCCGGCGGGGACATCGGCCTGCCGGCCGGGGCGCCGGGCTGAGGCATCTGCCCGGCCGGAGCGCCCGCGTGCGGTGCGCCCGGCACGGGCGCGGCGGGCGCCTGTGGTGCGCCCTGGTTGACCGGTGGCACGGTCATGTGAGTCCCCCAGGAAGTTCGACGTGCGGAAAGCAGCTCACAAGCTAGTTGATCGAAGTGTCCGGTGTGTGCGAATCACTTCGGCCGGGATGTGAAGCCGCTCATGCGCGGGAAGGCGAGCGGGAGTGGTCCGGAGTGGACGGAGCAGCCGACGCCGCGGCGATGTCGCTGGTCAGGGCTTGCGGGCGAGACCGCAGCGCGAGACCACCTCGCTCGGCGAGCCGTCGTCCTCCGGCCGCCACCGCGCCGCGGGTACCAGGCCGGGCTCAACCAGCTCCAGGCCGTCGAACAGCGACGCGAGCTGCTCCGGGCTGCGCAGGCGGTAGGGCTCGGTGCCGCTCTCGTTGTAGGTGTCCTGGGCGCTGACCTGCTCGGGCGCGAGGTTCGTGCCGTCGCCGACGAGCAGGTAGCTGCCGGGCACGACCGCGTCCAGCAGCTCCCCGATGATGCCGCGGAGCTCGTCGTCGTCGGCGATGTGGCCGACCACGCCCATCAGCATCACGGCCACCGGCTCGCGGTAGTCCAGCAGCCGCGCCGCGCCGTCGAGGATGGCCTTCGGTTCGCGCAGGTCGGCTTCCAGGTAGTCGGCGGCCCCCTCCGGCGTGCTGGTGAGCAGCACGCGGGCGTGCGCGAGGACCATCGGGTCGTTGTCCACGTAGACGATGCGGCTCTCGGGCGCGCGCCGCTGGGCGAGCTCGTGGGTGTTGTCGGCCGTCGGCAGCCCGGTGCCGATGTCGAGGAACTGCCGGATGCCGCTGTCGACGAGGAAACCCACGGCGCGCGCGAGGAACTTGCGGCCCGCCAGCGACATGTCGACGATCTCGGGGAACGTCCGCCGATAGCGCTCGCCCGCTTCGCGGTCGACGGCGTAGTGGTCCTTGCCCCCGAGCCAGTAGTTGGTGATCCGCGCCGAGTGGGGGACGCTGCTGTCGGTGCCGCTCAGCGGCTGCTCGCTCGGAAACGCCTGGGAAGCCTCGTTCGGCACCGGTACCACCCTCCTCGACCGGTGGAGATCATATCGCCGCGGACTTCGGCACGGCGGAAAACCCCAGGTCCTGGGCTGTGTGGAGGAACGCTGTGCCGCCGGAAGCCGTACCGCGGGCGGGTCAGGCGCCGTGAACCGCCTCGACGATGGCGCGGGTCGCGGCCTCGGTGCCGTGCACCGGTGATCCTCCGGCCAGCCGGATCGCCCCGGTGCGGTACGCCGCCGCCACGGCGGTGCGGACGCGCCGGGCCGGACGGTGGTGGCCGAGGTGCTCCAGCAGCATCGCGCCCGCGAGGATCTGCGAGGTCGGGTTCGCCCTGTCCTGGCCCGCGATGCCGGGCGCACTGCCGTGGATCGGCTCGAAGTACGCCGCGTCCGCGCCGATGTTGCCCGACGGGCACATGCCCAGACCGCCGACGGTCGCTGAGGATGTCGCCGAGGAAGTTCTCCATCACCAGCACGTCGAAGCGGCCCGGGTCGGCGACCAGGTCGTGCCCGGCCGCGTCGGCGTAGCGGTGGTCGGCCTCGACCTGCGGGTACCTCGTGGCGACCTCGTCGAAGACCTCGCGGAAGAAGGCGAAGCTGCGCAACACGTTGCTCTTGTCCACGCACGTGACGCGGCGGACGCCGTCGGCCGGGGCACCCGTGCGCCGGGTGGCCAGCTCGAAGGCGTGGACGACCACGCGCTCGACGCCGTGCCGGGTCATCAGGAGCTGGTCGGCGCAGGCGCGGTCGTTGCCGACACCGCGCCCGCGCGACAGGTACAGGCCCTCGGTGTTCTCCCGCACGATGACGTAGTCGACGGCGGTGCCGCGCAGCGGAGCGTCGACGCCGGGCAGGAGCGCGATCGGGCGCACGTTGGCGTAGGTGTCGAGCCCGCCGCGCAGGACGCCGCCGAGCAGCCCGGCCTCGGTGCCGTCGGGGTGGCGCACGCCGGGCAGCCCCACCGGCCCCTTGAGCACGCCGTGGTAGCGCGTGCGGATGCGCTCCAGCGTCGCGGCGCTCATCGCGGACCCGGTGCGGCGGAAGGCGTCCGCACCGGCGTCCTCGCTGGTGAACCGCAGCTCCACGTCCCGCCCGGCGGCGGCCCGCAGGACCTCGACGGCGGAGCGGACCAGCTCCGGGCCGATGCCGTCGCCGGGGATCACCGCGATGTCCAGCGCGTGCGGTGCGTTCAACTCGGTCTCCTCTCGACAGCCACCCTGTTGACCGCCGCGGCGGCGTTGCCCGCGGCGGTCAGCTCTCCACCGCGGCGGGCACCTCGTCGGCGTTGCGAGGCCGCACCCAGATCCAGTGCACGACGGCGAGCAGGAGCAGCCAGACGACACCCACGACGAGCGCCACGCGGGTGTCCTCGCCGAAGGCGAGCAGCACGAACACACCCAGCATGAACGCGATCGTGAGGTACTGCCCGTAGGGCCAGAACGGCACCGGGAACTTCAGCGCCGCGGTCTGCTCCGCGCTCATCCGGCGCCGCGACCGGACGTGGGAGAGCAGGATCATCAGCCACACCCAGACGGTGGCGAAGGTGGCGATCGAGGCGATGATCACGAACACCCGCTCGGGGATCAGGTAGTTCAGCAGCACGCCGCCCAGCAGCGCCACCACCATGATCACCACCGTCATCCACGGCACCCCGTTGCGGGACACCCTGGCCACGATCGCGGGAGCCTGC is a window of Saccharopolyspora erythraea NRRL 2338 DNA encoding:
- a CDS encoding SAM-dependent methyltransferase → MPNEASQAFPSEQPLSGTDSSVPHSARITNYWLGGKDHYAVDREAGERYRRTFPEIVDMSLAGRKFLARAVGFLVDSGIRQFLDIGTGLPTADNTHELAQRRAPESRIVYVDNDPMVLAHARVLLTSTPEGAADYLEADLREPKAILDGAARLLDYREPVAVMLMGVVGHIADDDELRGIIGELLDAVVPGSYLLVGDGTNLAPEQVSAQDTYNESGTEPYRLRSPEQLASLFDGLELVEPGLVPAARWRPEDDGSPSEVVSRCGLARKP
- a CDS encoding ABC transporter ATP-binding protein, which produces MSPPGRPVPGPPQYATAATGLVKVYGSGPAAVHALGGVNVGFPRGQFSAIMGPSGSGKSTLMHCLAGLDVATQGQVTLGGIALTGMPDKQLTQVRRDRVGFIFQSFNLLPTLTAEKNILLPLELAGRKADPQWFQTITQALGIAERLRHRPSELSGGQQQRVAVARALVTRPEVVFADEPTGALDSKSGTNLLNFLRTSVNQFGQTVVMVTHDPVAASYADSVTLLADGHIAGRIERPTPEAVLDALRRLGG
- a CDS encoding isocitrate/isopropylmalate family dehydrogenase, coding for MNAPHALDIAVIPGDGIGPELVRSAVEVLRAAAGRDVELRFTSEDAGADAFRRTGSAMSAATLERIRTRYHGVLKGPVGLPGVRHPDGTEAGLLGGVLRGGLDTYANVRPIALLPGVDAPLRGTAVDYVIVRENTEGLYLSRGRGVGNDRACADQLLMTRHGVERVVVHAFELATRRTGAPADGVRRVTCVDKSNVLRSFAFFREVFDEVATRYPQVEADHRYADAAGHDLVADPGRFDVLVMENFLGDILSDRRRSGHVPVGQHRRGRGVLRADPRQCARHRGPGQGEPDLADPRGRDAAGAPRPPPSGPARPHRRGGGVPHRGDPAGRRITGARHRGRDPRHRRGGSRRLTRPRYGFRRHSVPPHSPGPGVFRRAEVRGDMISTGRGGWYRCRTRLPRRFRASSR